One genomic segment of Ricinus communis isolate WT05 ecotype wild-type chromosome 3, ASM1957865v1, whole genome shotgun sequence includes these proteins:
- the LOC8279563 gene encoding protein ALTERED PHOSPHATE STARVATION RESPONSE 1 isoform X1, whose translation MGCSTSKLDDEEAVQLCKDRKRFIKQAVEQRTRFATGHLAYIQSLKRVSAALRDYVEGDEPREFLLDSFITPPFTPVKKTSPGFISISPGSFSQPAIQLGANSTLKVNYLRSVGNQAVSVEERPQSPETVRLEAYSPAYQYGYDGYYAMQSSPMYSSFFSYSPNRRPNIPPPSPQTSQWDGFWNPFSSLDYYSYPTRSSLDQMVMDDDIRGLRQVREEEGIPDLEDETEHEETDNKKVNAAEEQAKVDASNVKEEVLVEDVDEDEEDETDSESECGCECENGNSELQSQGSAKIDLSRVQSSGQVEVRSQEMSVGDGEAKAETPAFTVYVNRRPTSMSEVIKDLEDQFIMACNSAKEVSSLLESSKAQYSSMSSELTAMKMLNPVALFRSASSRSSSSRFLVNSSSSRDEGYESNSDFSEESCILSGSHQSTLDRLYAWEKKLYEEVRQSGERIRIAYEKKCMQLRNQDVKGEDPSVVDKTRLAIRDLYTQLQVSIHSAEAVSKRIEALRDEELQPQLLDLVKGLARMWKVMAECHQSQRQTLDAAKLLLAGTPSKLDAKRHSSMSIADPQRLAKSASNLETELRNWRACFEAWITSQRSYMHALTGWLLRCLRSDPDTSKLPFSPRRSSGTFPIFGLCIQWSRFLDVIQEMPVLDGLDFFAAGMGSLYAQQLRDDPTKASSRRYGAGILNESSLNMELVEVGEVEEVMTAEKMAEVAIRVLCAGMSVAASSLTEFSVSSADGYAELVKQWENQPRLLHSSGGTGR comes from the exons ATGGGATGTTCCACATCAAAGCTAGATGATGAAGAGGCAGTTCAGCTGTGCAAGGATCGAAAACGTTTCATTAAGCAGGCTGTGGAGCAAAGAACAAGGTTTGCTACTGGACACTTGGCTTATATTCAGTCCTTGAAAAGAGTTTCTGCAGCTCTTCGTGATTATGTTGAAGGAGATGAACCTAGAGAATTCTTGTTAGACTCATTTATAACTCCACCTTTTACGCCAGTAAAGAAAACAAGTCCAGGATTTATCTCAATTTCACCGGGTTCCTTCTCGCAACCAGCCATTCAGTTGGGAGCTAATTCAACTTTGAAAGTAAATTACTTAAGGTCTGTTGGAAACCAAGCTGTTTCAGTCGAGGAAAGACCCCAATCACCGGAAACGGTCCGACTTGAAGCTTACTCTCCTGCATACCAATATGGATATGATGGATACTATGCAATGCAGTCATCACCTATGTATTCATCATTCTTCTCTTATTCACCCAACAGGAGGCCCAATATTCCTCCTCCTTCACCTCAGACTTCACAATGGGATGGCTTTTGGAACCCATTTTCTTCGTTAGACTACTATAGCTATCCTACTCGCAGTAGCCTTGATCAGATGGTTATGGATGATGACATCAGAGGACTGAGGCAGGTTCGAGAAGAAGAAGGGATTCCTGACTTAGAAGATGAAACAGAACACGAAGAAACGGATAACAAGAAGGTAAATGCAGCAGAAGAGCAAGCTAAGGTTGATGCCAGTAATGTTAAAGAAGAAGTGCTTGTTGAAGATGTTGACGAGGATGAGGAAGATGAAACTGATTCTGAAAGTGAATGTGGATGTGAATGTGAAAATGGAAATAGTGAATTGCAATCACAAGGTAGTGCCAAGATAGATTTATCACGGGTTCAAAGTTCAGGACAAGTTGAAGTTCGTAGTCAAGAAATGTCAGTAGGTGATGGAGAAGCTAAGGCAGAAACACCAGCTTTTACTGTCTATGTAAACCGAAGGCCAACAAGCATGTCAGAAGTTATCAAGGATCTTGAAGATCAGTTCATAATGGCTTGCAATTCAGCCAAGGAAGTTTCATCATTATTAGAATCTAGCAAAGCTCAGTACTCATCAATGTCAAGTGAGCTGACAG CTATGAAAATGCTGAACCCTGTAGCTCTGTTCCGCTCAGCTTCTTCTCGCTCATCTTCGTCAAGATTTTTGGTCAATTCCTCAAGTTCTAGAGATGAAGGTTATGAAAGCAATAGTGACTTCTCAGAGGAATCCTGCATTCTCTCTGGTAGTCACCAATCAACATTGGACAGATTATATGCCTGGGAGAAGAAACTCTATGAGGAAGTCAGG CAGTCAGGAGAAAGAATTCGAATTGCATATGAGAAGAAATGTATGCAACTCAGGAACCAAGATGTAAAAGGAGAGGATCCCTCTGTGGTGGATAAAACAAGACTAGCCATTAGAGATCTGTACACCCAGTTGCAAGTTTCTATACACTCAGCTGAAGCTGTTTCAAAGAGAATAGAAGCTTTAAGAGATGAAGAATTGCAGCCTCAACTTCTGGACTTGGTAAAAGG GTTAGCAAGAATGTGGAAAGTAATGGCTGAATGCCATCAATCACAACGCCAGACATTAGATGCAGCCAAACTTTTATTAGCAGGGACACCATCAAAATTGGATGCGAAGAGACACTCTTCCATGTCAATTGCTGACCCCCAACGACTAGCCAAGTCAGCTTCCAATCTTGAGACAGAATTGAGGAATTGGCGAGCCTGCTTCGAGGCATGGATCACTTCTCAGCGGTCCTACATGCATGCACTAACAGGCTGGCTCCTTAGGTGTTTAAGGTCAGATCCTGACACATCAAAACTGCCATTCTCCCCTCGTCGGTCCAGTGGGACTTTTCCAATCTTTGGACTTTGTATCCAATGGTCAAGGTTTCTCGATGTGATCCAGGAGATGCCAGTCCTTGATGGACTGGACTTCTTTGCTGCTGGGATGGGATCACTTTATGCACAGCAGCTAAGGGATGATCCTACCAAGGCTAGCTCTAGGAGATACGGAGCTGGGATTTTAAACGAATCCAGCTTGAATATGGAACTGGTGGAGGTGGGTGAAGTAGAAGAGGTAATGACTGCAGAGAAAATGGCTGAAGTTGCCATAAGAGTACTCTGTGCTGGAATGTCGGTTGCTGCAAGTTCACTGACAGAGTTTTCTGTTAGTTCTGCTGATGGATATGCAGAACTCGTTAAGCAATGGGAGAACCAACCCCGATTGCTGCATAGTTCTGGCGGGACTGGAAGGTAG
- the LOC8279561 gene encoding mitochondrial outer membrane import complex protein METAXIN, whose product MEDPQDREEYSLVVRKPCFGLPTGCPICLPVYMYLKLARFPFHLDFNSTYPDSDQIPYVESGTYVAYNNENGGVIQRLKDDGIINLDTELCSVPEWISMEAMISSWLVDAITYELWLGSDGSSAFKIYYSDLPWLIGKALFYKQVDTVKRRLGITKENAERREEEIYQRVKIAYGALSTRLGEQEFLFDDKASSLDAFLLGHVLFTVQALPETSVLRRSLLEHNNLVRYAEKLKTDFLEASSSSSAPRSQSDTSSTPRRSHSNSNSKPKRKPKREKTEEEKTFRRRAKYFLATQVVAILLFLSVMGGHDFSDVEVDDDYEGYGYD is encoded by the exons ATGGAAGATCCTCAGGACAGAGAAGAGTACAGTCTTGTTGTTAGAAAGCCATGTTTTGGACTGCCAACAGGTTGCCCAATTTGTTTGCCTGTTTACATGTATCTCAAGTTAGCTCGCTTCCCTTTTCATTTGGACTTCAATTCAACTTACCCTGATTCAG ATCAAATTCCTTATGTTGAATCTGGTACTTACGTGGCCTACAATAACGAGAACGGCGGAGTTATTCAACGTTTAAAGGATGATGGTATCATTAATTTGGATACTGAATTATGCTCAGTTCCAGAATGGATATCAATGGAAGCAATGATTAGCTCCTGGCTTGTTGATGCAATCACATATGAACTTTGGTTGGGGTCTGATGGAAGTTCTGCTTTCAAGATTTATTATTCTGACCTTCCTTGGTTAATAGGAAAGGCTTTATTTTATAAGCAAGTAGATACTGTTAAGCGGCGACTTGggataacaaaagaaaatgctGAACGAAGGGAAGAAGAG ATTTACCAGAGAGTGAAAATTGCATATGGAGCTTTGTCAACCAGATTAGGGGAACAGGAGTTTCTCTTTGATGACAA GGCATCAAGTCTTGACGCGTTCCTCCTAGGGCATGTGCTTTTCACTGTTCAAGCATTACCT GAAACATCAGTTCTTCGGCGTTCACTTCTAGAGCATAATAATCTTGTAAGATATGCTGAAAAACTCAAGACCGATTTCTTGGAAGCCAGCTCATCTTCTTCTGCCCCACGATCCCAGTCAGATACTTCGTCAACTCCAAGAAGAAGCCATTCAAATTCTA ATTCAAAGCCAAAGAGAAAACCGAAGAGGGAAAAGACAGAAGAGGAGAAAACTTTCAGAAGAAGGGCGAAATATTTTTTGGCAACTCAGGTGGTTGCAATTCTACTCTTTCTATCTGTGATGGGTGGACATGATTTTTCTGATGTGGAGGTTGATGATGATTACGAAGGCTATGGTTATGACTGA
- the LOC8279560 gene encoding 18S rRNA (guanine-N(7))-methyltransferase RID2, with the protein MSNRPELLAPPEIFYDDSEARKYTSSSRIIEIQAKLSERAVELLALPEDGVPRLLLDIGCGSGLSGETLTENGHQWIGLDISRSMLDIALEREVEGDLLLGDMGQGLALRPGVIDGAISISAVQWLCNADKSSHEPKLRLKAFFGSLYRCLGRGARAVFQVYPENLAQRELILRSAMHSGFSGGVVVDYPHSTKSRKEYLVLTCGPPSINTAIPEGKGEDGESCSDEENSEDGENQTVRFSDRHRPRKKQKFSKKGKGRDWVLRKKEQMRSKGNIVPPDTKYTARKRKARF; encoded by the exons ATGTCAAATCGGCCTGAATTGCTAGCACCACCTGAGATATTCTATGATGATTCTGAAGCTCGTAAATACACTTCTTCTTCTCGTATTATTGAAATTCAG GCAAAGCTATCAGAGAGAGCAGTAGAGCTTCTTGCTTTACCAGAAGATGGAGTCCCTAGATTACTCCTCGACATTG GTTGTGGATCAGGACTTAGTGGAGAGACACTGACAGAAAATGGGCACCAATGGATTGGCTTAGACATTTCACGATCAATGCTTG ACATTGCACTGGAGCGAGAGGTTGAAGGGGATCTTTTACTTGGTGATATGGGCCAG GGGTTGGCTCTTCGTCCTGGAGTTATTGATGGCGCCATCAGTATCTCTGCTGTTCAG TGGTTATGCAATGCGGACAAGTCCTCTCATGAACCGAAACTAAGATTGAA ggcTTTCTTTGGATCATTATATAGATGTCTTGGTAGGGGAGCAAGAGCAGTGTTTCAAGTGTATCCTGAAAACCTAGCCCAGCGCGAGTTGATTTTGAGATCTGCAATGCATTCTGGATTTTCTGGCGGTGTTGTTGTTGACTATCCACACAG TACCAAGAGCAGGAAAGAATACCTGGTCCTCACTTGTGGACCACCATCCATAAACACAGCCATTCCTGAGGGGAAAGGAGAAGATGGAGAAAGTTGCTCTGATGAAGAAAATAGTGAAGATGGAGAAAATCAGACA GTTCGCTTTTCAGACAGGCACAGGCCtaggaaaaaacaaaagtttTCCAAGAAAGGGAAGGGCAGAGACTGGGTACTGAGGAAAAAGGAGCAAATGAGAAGTAAAGGAAATATTGTGCCTCCCGACACAAAATACACTGCCCGAAAGCGGAAGGCTCGGTTTTGA
- the LOC8279563 gene encoding protein ALTERED PHOSPHATE STARVATION RESPONSE 1 isoform X3 — MGCSTSKLDDEEAVQLCKDRKRFIKQAVEQRTRFATGHLAYIQSLKRVSAALRDYVEGDEPREFLLDSFITPPFTPVKKTSPGFISISPGSFSQPAIQLGANSTLKVNYLRSVGNQAVSVEERPQSPETVRLEAYSPAYQYGYDGYYAMQSSPMYSSFFSYSPNRRPNIPPPSPQTSQWDGFWNPFSSLDYYSYPTRSSLDQMVMDDDIRGLRQVREEEGIPDLEDETEHEETDNKKVNAAEEQAKVDASNVKEEVLVEDVDEDEEDETDSESECGCECENGNSELQSQGSAKIDLSRVQSSGQVEVRSQEMSVGDGEAKAETPAFTVYVNRRPTSMSEVIKDLEDQFIMACNSAKEVSSLLESSKAQYSSMSSELTASSRSSSSRFLVNSSSSRDEGYESNSDFSEESCILSGSHQSTLDRLYAWEKKLYEEVRQSGERIRIAYEKKCMQLRNQDVKGEDPSVVDKTRLAIRDLYTQLQVSIHSAEAVSKRIEALRDEELQPQLLDLVKGLARMWKVMAECHQSQRQTLDAAKLLLAGTPSKLDAKRHSSMSIADPQRLAKSASNLETELRNWRACFEAWITSQRSYMHALTGWLLRCLRSDPDTSKLPFSPRRSSGTFPIFGLCIQWSRFLDVIQEMPVLDGLDFFAAGMGSLYAQQLRDDPTKASSRRYGAGILNESSLNMELVEVGEVEEVMTAEKMAEVAIRVLCAGMSVAASSLTEFSVSSADGYAELVKQWENQPRLLHSSGGTGR; from the exons ATGGGATGTTCCACATCAAAGCTAGATGATGAAGAGGCAGTTCAGCTGTGCAAGGATCGAAAACGTTTCATTAAGCAGGCTGTGGAGCAAAGAACAAGGTTTGCTACTGGACACTTGGCTTATATTCAGTCCTTGAAAAGAGTTTCTGCAGCTCTTCGTGATTATGTTGAAGGAGATGAACCTAGAGAATTCTTGTTAGACTCATTTATAACTCCACCTTTTACGCCAGTAAAGAAAACAAGTCCAGGATTTATCTCAATTTCACCGGGTTCCTTCTCGCAACCAGCCATTCAGTTGGGAGCTAATTCAACTTTGAAAGTAAATTACTTAAGGTCTGTTGGAAACCAAGCTGTTTCAGTCGAGGAAAGACCCCAATCACCGGAAACGGTCCGACTTGAAGCTTACTCTCCTGCATACCAATATGGATATGATGGATACTATGCAATGCAGTCATCACCTATGTATTCATCATTCTTCTCTTATTCACCCAACAGGAGGCCCAATATTCCTCCTCCTTCACCTCAGACTTCACAATGGGATGGCTTTTGGAACCCATTTTCTTCGTTAGACTACTATAGCTATCCTACTCGCAGTAGCCTTGATCAGATGGTTATGGATGATGACATCAGAGGACTGAGGCAGGTTCGAGAAGAAGAAGGGATTCCTGACTTAGAAGATGAAACAGAACACGAAGAAACGGATAACAAGAAGGTAAATGCAGCAGAAGAGCAAGCTAAGGTTGATGCCAGTAATGTTAAAGAAGAAGTGCTTGTTGAAGATGTTGACGAGGATGAGGAAGATGAAACTGATTCTGAAAGTGAATGTGGATGTGAATGTGAAAATGGAAATAGTGAATTGCAATCACAAGGTAGTGCCAAGATAGATTTATCACGGGTTCAAAGTTCAGGACAAGTTGAAGTTCGTAGTCAAGAAATGTCAGTAGGTGATGGAGAAGCTAAGGCAGAAACACCAGCTTTTACTGTCTATGTAAACCGAAGGCCAACAAGCATGTCAGAAGTTATCAAGGATCTTGAAGATCAGTTCATAATGGCTTGCAATTCAGCCAAGGAAGTTTCATCATTATTAGAATCTAGCAAAGCTCAGTACTCATCAATGTCAAGTGAGCTGACAG CTTCTTCTCGCTCATCTTCGTCAAGATTTTTGGTCAATTCCTCAAGTTCTAGAGATGAAGGTTATGAAAGCAATAGTGACTTCTCAGAGGAATCCTGCATTCTCTCTGGTAGTCACCAATCAACATTGGACAGATTATATGCCTGGGAGAAGAAACTCTATGAGGAAGTCAGG CAGTCAGGAGAAAGAATTCGAATTGCATATGAGAAGAAATGTATGCAACTCAGGAACCAAGATGTAAAAGGAGAGGATCCCTCTGTGGTGGATAAAACAAGACTAGCCATTAGAGATCTGTACACCCAGTTGCAAGTTTCTATACACTCAGCTGAAGCTGTTTCAAAGAGAATAGAAGCTTTAAGAGATGAAGAATTGCAGCCTCAACTTCTGGACTTGGTAAAAGG GTTAGCAAGAATGTGGAAAGTAATGGCTGAATGCCATCAATCACAACGCCAGACATTAGATGCAGCCAAACTTTTATTAGCAGGGACACCATCAAAATTGGATGCGAAGAGACACTCTTCCATGTCAATTGCTGACCCCCAACGACTAGCCAAGTCAGCTTCCAATCTTGAGACAGAATTGAGGAATTGGCGAGCCTGCTTCGAGGCATGGATCACTTCTCAGCGGTCCTACATGCATGCACTAACAGGCTGGCTCCTTAGGTGTTTAAGGTCAGATCCTGACACATCAAAACTGCCATTCTCCCCTCGTCGGTCCAGTGGGACTTTTCCAATCTTTGGACTTTGTATCCAATGGTCAAGGTTTCTCGATGTGATCCAGGAGATGCCAGTCCTTGATGGACTGGACTTCTTTGCTGCTGGGATGGGATCACTTTATGCACAGCAGCTAAGGGATGATCCTACCAAGGCTAGCTCTAGGAGATACGGAGCTGGGATTTTAAACGAATCCAGCTTGAATATGGAACTGGTGGAGGTGGGTGAAGTAGAAGAGGTAATGACTGCAGAGAAAATGGCTGAAGTTGCCATAAGAGTACTCTGTGCTGGAATGTCGGTTGCTGCAAGTTCACTGACAGAGTTTTCTGTTAGTTCTGCTGATGGATATGCAGAACTCGTTAAGCAATGGGAGAACCAACCCCGATTGCTGCATAGTTCTGGCGGGACTGGAAGGTAG
- the LOC8279563 gene encoding protein ALTERED PHOSPHATE STARVATION RESPONSE 1 isoform X2 produces the protein MGCSTSKLDDEEAVQLCKDRKRFIKQAVEQRTRFATGHLAYIQSLKRVSAALRDYVEGDEPREFLLDSFITPPFTPVKKTSPGFISISPGSFSQPAIQLGANSTLKVNYLRSVGNQAVSVEERPQSPETVRLEAYSPAYQYGYDGYYAMQSSPMYSSFFSYSPNRRPNIPPPSPQTSQWDGFWNPFSSLDYYSYPTRSSLDQMVMDDDIRGLRQVREEEGIPDLEDETEHEETDNKKVNAAEEQAKVDASNVKEEVLVEDVDEDEEDETDSESECGCECENGNSELQSQGSAKIDLSRVQSSGQVEVRSQEMSVGDGEAKAETPAFTVYVNRRPTSMSEVIKDLEDQFIMACNSAKEVSSLLESSKAQYSSMSSELTAMKMLNPVALFRSASSRSSSSRFLVNSSSSRDEGYESNSDFSEESCILSGSHQSTLDRLYAWEKKLYEEVRSGERIRIAYEKKCMQLRNQDVKGEDPSVVDKTRLAIRDLYTQLQVSIHSAEAVSKRIEALRDEELQPQLLDLVKGLARMWKVMAECHQSQRQTLDAAKLLLAGTPSKLDAKRHSSMSIADPQRLAKSASNLETELRNWRACFEAWITSQRSYMHALTGWLLRCLRSDPDTSKLPFSPRRSSGTFPIFGLCIQWSRFLDVIQEMPVLDGLDFFAAGMGSLYAQQLRDDPTKASSRRYGAGILNESSLNMELVEVGEVEEVMTAEKMAEVAIRVLCAGMSVAASSLTEFSVSSADGYAELVKQWENQPRLLHSSGGTGR, from the exons ATGGGATGTTCCACATCAAAGCTAGATGATGAAGAGGCAGTTCAGCTGTGCAAGGATCGAAAACGTTTCATTAAGCAGGCTGTGGAGCAAAGAACAAGGTTTGCTACTGGACACTTGGCTTATATTCAGTCCTTGAAAAGAGTTTCTGCAGCTCTTCGTGATTATGTTGAAGGAGATGAACCTAGAGAATTCTTGTTAGACTCATTTATAACTCCACCTTTTACGCCAGTAAAGAAAACAAGTCCAGGATTTATCTCAATTTCACCGGGTTCCTTCTCGCAACCAGCCATTCAGTTGGGAGCTAATTCAACTTTGAAAGTAAATTACTTAAGGTCTGTTGGAAACCAAGCTGTTTCAGTCGAGGAAAGACCCCAATCACCGGAAACGGTCCGACTTGAAGCTTACTCTCCTGCATACCAATATGGATATGATGGATACTATGCAATGCAGTCATCACCTATGTATTCATCATTCTTCTCTTATTCACCCAACAGGAGGCCCAATATTCCTCCTCCTTCACCTCAGACTTCACAATGGGATGGCTTTTGGAACCCATTTTCTTCGTTAGACTACTATAGCTATCCTACTCGCAGTAGCCTTGATCAGATGGTTATGGATGATGACATCAGAGGACTGAGGCAGGTTCGAGAAGAAGAAGGGATTCCTGACTTAGAAGATGAAACAGAACACGAAGAAACGGATAACAAGAAGGTAAATGCAGCAGAAGAGCAAGCTAAGGTTGATGCCAGTAATGTTAAAGAAGAAGTGCTTGTTGAAGATGTTGACGAGGATGAGGAAGATGAAACTGATTCTGAAAGTGAATGTGGATGTGAATGTGAAAATGGAAATAGTGAATTGCAATCACAAGGTAGTGCCAAGATAGATTTATCACGGGTTCAAAGTTCAGGACAAGTTGAAGTTCGTAGTCAAGAAATGTCAGTAGGTGATGGAGAAGCTAAGGCAGAAACACCAGCTTTTACTGTCTATGTAAACCGAAGGCCAACAAGCATGTCAGAAGTTATCAAGGATCTTGAAGATCAGTTCATAATGGCTTGCAATTCAGCCAAGGAAGTTTCATCATTATTAGAATCTAGCAAAGCTCAGTACTCATCAATGTCAAGTGAGCTGACAG CTATGAAAATGCTGAACCCTGTAGCTCTGTTCCGCTCAGCTTCTTCTCGCTCATCTTCGTCAAGATTTTTGGTCAATTCCTCAAGTTCTAGAGATGAAGGTTATGAAAGCAATAGTGACTTCTCAGAGGAATCCTGCATTCTCTCTGGTAGTCACCAATCAACATTGGACAGATTATATGCCTGGGAGAAGAAACTCTATGAGGAAGTCAGG TCAGGAGAAAGAATTCGAATTGCATATGAGAAGAAATGTATGCAACTCAGGAACCAAGATGTAAAAGGAGAGGATCCCTCTGTGGTGGATAAAACAAGACTAGCCATTAGAGATCTGTACACCCAGTTGCAAGTTTCTATACACTCAGCTGAAGCTGTTTCAAAGAGAATAGAAGCTTTAAGAGATGAAGAATTGCAGCCTCAACTTCTGGACTTGGTAAAAGG GTTAGCAAGAATGTGGAAAGTAATGGCTGAATGCCATCAATCACAACGCCAGACATTAGATGCAGCCAAACTTTTATTAGCAGGGACACCATCAAAATTGGATGCGAAGAGACACTCTTCCATGTCAATTGCTGACCCCCAACGACTAGCCAAGTCAGCTTCCAATCTTGAGACAGAATTGAGGAATTGGCGAGCCTGCTTCGAGGCATGGATCACTTCTCAGCGGTCCTACATGCATGCACTAACAGGCTGGCTCCTTAGGTGTTTAAGGTCAGATCCTGACACATCAAAACTGCCATTCTCCCCTCGTCGGTCCAGTGGGACTTTTCCAATCTTTGGACTTTGTATCCAATGGTCAAGGTTTCTCGATGTGATCCAGGAGATGCCAGTCCTTGATGGACTGGACTTCTTTGCTGCTGGGATGGGATCACTTTATGCACAGCAGCTAAGGGATGATCCTACCAAGGCTAGCTCTAGGAGATACGGAGCTGGGATTTTAAACGAATCCAGCTTGAATATGGAACTGGTGGAGGTGGGTGAAGTAGAAGAGGTAATGACTGCAGAGAAAATGGCTGAAGTTGCCATAAGAGTACTCTGTGCTGGAATGTCGGTTGCTGCAAGTTCACTGACAGAGTTTTCTGTTAGTTCTGCTGATGGATATGCAGAACTCGTTAAGCAATGGGAGAACCAACCCCGATTGCTGCATAGTTCTGGCGGGACTGGAAGGTAG